The following are encoded together in the Kribbella voronezhensis genome:
- a CDS encoding family 43 glycosylhydrolase, translated as MRFIRPALILAALAVLLTGVYAGPAPAAEPPDRQESALLAHTFRNPVNAGADPSLFFYNGKYYVATTTGDHIGIWSSASLATLLVAPEQVVWRDTDTSRNTQMWAPAFRHVGSRWYIYYTASDGVDANHRMYVLESAGNDPLGPYHFKAKIADFGEYAIDGEPITHNNQQYFVWTGPGRGQGGPAQLYIVRMSNAWTATGNRVAIPADGGCSEVREGPTPLYHNGRTFLTYSTCDTGKPDYQLWMKSIANGADPMVAANWVQHPGPIFARNDSTGVWGPGHHSFFKSPDGTEDWIAYHGKNTSTYTYAFRTARAQKISWNADGTPNLGSPLAAGATQTLPSGDPGSASYWINDTDAGTGQNQVEYAGNWSSGSGCGNQCFWGNDHWSGETNASATIRFTGTKVALLSVVDTGNGIAGLSIDGGPEQRVDYYSSIRVGEQLVYVSPTLPAGPHTLKVRVTGDKNPASTSTVISLDRIEVY; from the coding sequence ATGAGGTTCATCCGCCCCGCCCTGATCCTTGCTGCGCTCGCTGTCCTGCTGACCGGTGTGTACGCCGGCCCGGCGCCGGCCGCCGAGCCGCCCGACCGGCAGGAGAGCGCGCTCTTGGCACACACCTTCCGGAACCCGGTGAACGCCGGTGCCGACCCGTCGCTGTTCTTCTACAACGGCAAGTACTACGTGGCCACCACCACCGGTGACCACATCGGCATCTGGTCGTCGGCCAGTCTGGCCACGCTGTTGGTCGCACCGGAGCAGGTGGTGTGGCGCGACACGGACACCAGTCGCAACACCCAGATGTGGGCGCCCGCGTTCCGGCACGTCGGCAGCCGTTGGTACATCTACTACACCGCGTCCGACGGGGTGGACGCGAACCACCGGATGTACGTGCTCGAGTCGGCCGGCAACGACCCGCTCGGTCCGTACCACTTCAAGGCCAAGATCGCCGACTTCGGTGAGTACGCGATCGACGGCGAGCCGATCACGCACAACAACCAGCAGTACTTCGTCTGGACCGGCCCGGGCCGCGGTCAGGGCGGTCCGGCCCAGCTCTACATCGTCCGGATGAGCAACGCCTGGACGGCGACCGGCAACCGGGTCGCCATCCCGGCGGACGGTGGCTGCTCCGAAGTACGGGAAGGTCCTACTCCGCTGTATCACAACGGCCGGACGTTCCTCACCTACTCGACCTGTGACACCGGCAAGCCCGACTACCAGTTGTGGATGAAGAGCATCGCGAACGGGGCCGACCCGATGGTCGCGGCGAACTGGGTCCAGCACCCGGGCCCGATCTTCGCCCGCAACGACTCGACCGGCGTCTGGGGACCGGGGCACCATTCCTTCTTCAAGTCCCCTGACGGCACCGAGGACTGGATCGCGTACCACGGCAAGAACACCAGCACCTACACGTACGCGTTCCGTACCGCCCGGGCGCAGAAGATCAGCTGGAACGCCGACGGAACTCCGAACCTCGGCAGCCCGCTGGCAGCCGGCGCCACCCAGACGCTACCGTCCGGAGACCCCGGCTCGGCCAGCTACTGGATCAACGACACCGACGCCGGCACCGGCCAGAACCAGGTCGAGTACGCCGGCAACTGGAGCTCCGGGTCGGGCTGCGGGAACCAGTGCTTCTGGGGCAACGACCACTGGTCCGGTGAGACGAACGCGTCGGCCACGATCAGGTTCACCGGTACGAAGGTCGCGCTGCTCAGTGTCGTTGACACAGGCAACGGAATTGCCGGCCTCTCGATCGACGGCGGTCCTGAACAGCGGGTCGACTACTACAGCTCGATCCGCGTCGGTGAGCAACTGGTCTACGTCAGCCCGACCTTGCCCGCCGGACCGCACACCCTGAAGGTGCGCGTGACCGGCGACAAGAACCCCGCGTCGACCAGCACCGTCATCAG
- a CDS encoding phosphatase PAP2 family protein, with amino-acid sequence MDRIHRQDGSDLLTRTVAPGVALGGILVGFGLALKGPLDGVSHAEEGVNKDLAAHRDGSWNTITAVWSQIGNTAGVIAVCIVVSSLLLWRTKDLRLAFVAPIAIAMQGLIFLIAAKVVDRDRPQVPHLDKSPPTASYPSGHEGASTGLYLAFALLALGIERAWLRWTTVILCLAMPTMVGFARLYRGMHHVTDVGAGVLNGAICALLAYGWYRHTSSRRQVARGAATKSLGHSR; translated from the coding sequence ATGGATCGGATTCATCGGCAAGACGGCAGCGACCTCCTCACCAGGACCGTCGCACCCGGCGTAGCGCTCGGCGGCATCCTCGTCGGCTTCGGGCTCGCGCTCAAAGGACCCCTGGACGGGGTCTCCCATGCCGAGGAGGGGGTCAACAAAGATCTTGCCGCCCACCGGGACGGCAGCTGGAACACGATCACCGCGGTGTGGTCCCAGATCGGCAACACCGCGGGCGTGATCGCGGTCTGCATCGTCGTCTCGTCCCTGCTGCTGTGGCGGACCAAGGACCTGCGGCTGGCCTTCGTCGCACCGATCGCGATCGCCATGCAGGGACTGATCTTCCTGATCGCGGCCAAGGTCGTGGACCGCGACCGCCCACAGGTCCCGCATCTGGACAAGTCACCGCCGACGGCCAGCTATCCCAGCGGGCACGAAGGGGCGTCGACCGGCCTGTACCTCGCGTTCGCCCTGCTCGCGTTGGGCATCGAACGGGCGTGGCTGCGCTGGACCACGGTGATCCTCTGTCTGGCGATGCCGACGATGGTGGGATTCGCGCGGCTCTATCGCGGGATGCACCACGTCACCGACGTTGGCGCGGGCGTGCTCAACGGCGCCATCTGCGCTCTGCTCGCGTACGGCTGGTACCGCCACACCAGCAGCCGGCGACAAGTTGCCCGCGGCGCCGCAACGAAGTCGCTCGGCCACTCGAGGTGA
- a CDS encoding phosphatase PAP2 family protein, with product MAMRRAGATTIVRTRSWRLLRGVLAMVLFALPVALLGFAVRQQFDPLIRADESASRAATGFSIRHGLVPTLKVIQLVSQPIVVYVVATIVVAWAWRSKNLRARALWAFVTMMIGWSLGGLAKPLAQRARPVVDDKSFPHAHGYSFPSGHALNITLAAGVMVFLLWPVLSATGRRVAVALAIVVPVVVGLDRLFIGAHFPSDILGGHVLGLGIMFASWIGFIGKTAATSSPGPSHPA from the coding sequence ATGGCGATGCGGCGCGCGGGTGCGACCACGATCGTCCGGACACGGAGTTGGCGCTTGCTCCGGGGTGTCCTGGCGATGGTGCTGTTCGCGCTGCCCGTGGCGCTGCTCGGTTTCGCCGTCCGGCAGCAGTTCGACCCACTGATCAGGGCCGACGAGTCGGCCAGCCGGGCCGCGACCGGATTCAGCATTCGGCACGGACTGGTGCCGACCTTGAAGGTGATCCAACTCGTCAGCCAGCCGATCGTCGTGTACGTCGTGGCGACCATCGTCGTCGCCTGGGCCTGGCGGTCGAAGAACCTGCGGGCGCGCGCGTTGTGGGCGTTCGTCACGATGATGATCGGCTGGAGCCTCGGCGGCCTCGCCAAGCCACTGGCCCAGCGTGCCCGGCCGGTCGTCGACGACAAATCCTTCCCGCACGCCCACGGCTACTCGTTCCCGTCCGGGCACGCCCTGAACATCACGTTGGCCGCCGGCGTCATGGTCTTCCTGCTCTGGCCGGTGCTCTCGGCGACCGGGCGCCGGGTCGCCGTCGCGCTCGCGATCGTGGTGCCCGTCGTCGTCGGTCTGGACCGGCTTTTCATCGGTGCGCATTTCCCGTCCGACATCCTCGGCGGGCACGTACTCGGTTTGGGCATTATGTTCGCTTCATGGATCGGATTCATCGGCAAGACGGCAGCGACCTCCTCACCAGGACCGTCGCACCCGGCGTAG
- a CDS encoding FGGY-family carbohydrate kinase: MGEPSWIGVDLGTQSVRAVRVAASGVVLGRAARALSSSRPADDRHEQDPYDWFAAVDATLAEVADPSVEGIAICSTSGTVLLTDPTGRPITSALMYDDARAAAELPRVVAADPDRWSTAMQPTWALPKILWLTDAAAGAGAGSGAAADGRRTELRIAHSADAVAAQLTGHPVATDTSHALKTGYDLVAGTWPYDAFGRLGLARECFPDVVLPGTELGRVSAAKAQLTGVPEGTPVYAGMTDGCAAQLAAGALAPGAWNSVLGTTLVLKGVSKDLLDDPTGAVYSHRHPDGGWLPGGASNTGAGALTALLPGADLEVFDRQARDLGPVDAAIYPITKRGERFPFVAPDATSFELGDFPDDLHRYAGVLQGVAFIERLAFEHLVKLGAEPVGSVSLTGGAVRSGYWNQLRADVLGVPVELPAISDPAYGMAILAASRETSVTETAARMVKVATVLEPRPRGRLENLYGEFVAELDRRGYLG, from the coding sequence GTGGGGGAACCGTCCTGGATCGGCGTCGACCTCGGCACCCAGAGCGTGCGAGCGGTCCGCGTCGCCGCGTCCGGGGTCGTGCTCGGCCGGGCCGCCCGAGCGCTGAGCAGTTCGCGCCCGGCCGACGACCGCCACGAGCAGGACCCGTACGACTGGTTCGCCGCCGTCGACGCCACTCTGGCCGAGGTCGCGGACCCATCCGTCGAGGGCATCGCGATCTGCTCCACCTCCGGCACCGTCCTGCTGACCGACCCGACCGGGCGCCCGATCACGTCGGCCCTGATGTACGACGACGCCCGCGCCGCCGCGGAACTCCCGCGCGTCGTCGCCGCGGACCCGGACCGCTGGTCCACCGCGATGCAACCCACCTGGGCCCTCCCCAAAATCTTGTGGCTCACCGATGCCGCCGCCGGGGCCGGCGCAGGCTCGGGAGCGGCGGCGGACGGCCGGCGTACGGAGTTGCGGATCGCTCACAGCGCGGATGCCGTGGCTGCTCAGCTCACCGGGCATCCCGTCGCGACCGACACCAGTCATGCGCTCAAGACCGGCTACGACCTGGTCGCCGGGACCTGGCCGTACGACGCCTTCGGCCGACTCGGCCTGGCACGTGAATGCTTCCCCGACGTCGTCCTGCCCGGCACCGAACTCGGTCGCGTCTCAGCGGCAAAAGCCCAGCTCACCGGGGTCCCCGAAGGCACTCCGGTGTACGCCGGTATGACCGACGGCTGTGCGGCCCAGCTCGCCGCGGGAGCCCTCGCCCCGGGCGCCTGGAACTCCGTCCTCGGCACCACCCTCGTTCTCAAAGGCGTCAGCAAGGACCTGCTCGACGACCCGACCGGCGCGGTCTACTCGCACCGGCACCCCGACGGCGGCTGGCTTCCGGGCGGCGCCTCGAACACCGGCGCCGGCGCGCTCACCGCGCTGCTTCCGGGCGCCGATCTCGAGGTCTTCGACCGGCAGGCGCGCGACCTCGGCCCGGTCGACGCCGCGATCTACCCGATCACCAAGCGCGGTGAGCGATTCCCGTTCGTCGCACCGGACGCCACCAGCTTCGAGCTCGGCGACTTCCCGGACGACCTGCACCGGTACGCCGGTGTGCTGCAGGGCGTCGCCTTCATCGAGCGGCTCGCCTTCGAGCACCTGGTGAAGCTCGGCGCCGAGCCGGTCGGTTCCGTCTCGCTCACCGGCGGCGCCGTTCGCAGCGGCTACTGGAACCAACTCCGGGCCGACGTCCTCGGCGTACCGGTGGAACTCCCGGCCATCTCCGACCCGGCGTACGGGATGGCGATCCTTGCTGCTTCGCGCGAGACCTCGGTGACGGAGACGGCTGCCCGGATGGTCAAGGTGGCGACCGTGCTGGAGCCGCGCCCGCGAGGACGGCTGGAGAACCTGTACGGCGAGTTCGTCGCCGAGCTGGATCGCCGGGGGTACCTGGGATGA
- a CDS encoding histidine phosphatase family protein, whose protein sequence is MTRTIVVLARHGRTEWHHGNRYTGSTDLPIDEVGRQQADQLKDWAADFAPDALWSSPMLRARQTVAPTAELLGLEPVVDARLRELDFGTAEGRRLGELPVEVAKAFELDPVGRHFPGGEDPRTAADRVYEAFQEIGKAHAGQKVLVVAHNTLIRLLTCRVLGLELRDYRRLLPALGPAALVRFRWQPDTVGLEAYNVPAVRMEKLA, encoded by the coding sequence ATGACGCGCACCATCGTCGTACTGGCCCGGCACGGGCGGACCGAGTGGCATCACGGCAACCGGTACACCGGCTCCACGGATCTGCCGATCGACGAGGTCGGCCGGCAGCAGGCGGATCAGCTCAAGGACTGGGCGGCGGATTTCGCGCCGGATGCCCTCTGGTCGTCACCGATGCTGCGAGCCAGGCAGACCGTCGCCCCGACCGCCGAACTCCTCGGCCTCGAACCGGTCGTGGACGCGCGTCTTCGCGAACTGGACTTCGGTACCGCGGAAGGCCGCAGGCTCGGCGAACTGCCCGTCGAGGTGGCGAAGGCGTTCGAACTGGATCCGGTCGGCCGGCACTTTCCCGGCGGCGAGGACCCGAGGACAGCGGCCGACCGGGTCTACGAGGCTTTCCAGGAGATCGGGAAGGCGCACGCCGGCCAGAAGGTGCTCGTGGTCGCGCACAACACGCTGATCCGGCTGCTCACCTGCCGGGTGCTGGGGCTGGAGTTGCGGGACTACCGCAGACTGCTGCCAGCGCTCGGGCCCGCCGCGCTGGTGCGATTCCGCTGGCAACCGGACACAGTGGGCCTGGAGGCGTACAACGTTCCGGCAGTGCGAATGGAGAAGCTGGCATGA
- a CDS encoding DeoR/GlpR family DNA-binding transcription regulator gives MSSDPDGDSPELSRPARRQAEIAAYVVKHGSVSANDLVEAFGVSVMTVHRDLDELERQGVVRKYRGGVTAQPTSVFESNVAYRLNTAQAEKSALARHARAMIEPGMSVMLDDSTSALALIDLFEDITPLTVATNFLPAIGKLSQLRDITLLALGGIYSPSHDSFGGLPCAQAVEALHPDFLFCSVSAVSPTHAFHQEQEIVLVKQAMLRSARTKVLLVDHGKLQRTALHKLAPLTDFDLVVVDEKTPADLVEGLRDHGATVEVALL, from the coding sequence ATGAGTTCTGATCCCGATGGTGACTCCCCGGAGCTGAGCCGCCCGGCCCGGCGCCAGGCCGAGATCGCCGCGTACGTCGTGAAGCACGGCTCCGTGTCGGCCAACGATCTGGTCGAGGCGTTCGGCGTCAGCGTGATGACGGTGCACCGCGACCTGGACGAGCTGGAACGCCAGGGCGTGGTGCGTAAGTACCGCGGCGGCGTGACGGCTCAGCCGACCAGCGTGTTCGAGAGCAACGTGGCGTACCGGCTGAACACCGCGCAGGCGGAGAAGTCGGCCCTGGCCCGGCATGCCCGCGCGATGATCGAGCCGGGGATGTCGGTGATGCTGGACGACTCGACCAGCGCGCTCGCGCTGATCGACCTGTTCGAGGACATCACCCCGCTGACCGTCGCGACCAACTTCCTGCCGGCGATCGGCAAACTGAGCCAGCTCCGCGACATCACCCTGCTCGCGCTCGGCGGGATCTATTCGCCGTCGCACGACTCGTTCGGCGGCCTGCCGTGCGCCCAGGCGGTCGAGGCGCTGCACCCGGACTTCTTGTTCTGCAGCGTTTCCGCGGTGTCGCCGACGCACGCGTTCCACCAGGAACAGGAGATCGTCCTGGTCAAGCAGGCGATGCTGCGATCGGCCCGGACCAAGGTGCTGCTGGTGGACCACGGCAAGCTCCAGCGCACCGCTCTGCACAAACTCGCCCCGCTCACCGATTTCGATCTCGTGGTGGTCGACGAGAAGACCCCGGCCGACCTGGTCGAAGGTCTGCGCGACCACGGCGCCACGGTCGAAGTCGCCCTACTCTAA
- a CDS encoding FGGY-family carbohydrate kinase: MDVGVDVGTTVTKAVVFDDEGRQVAEASRPTRLVRPGPGRFEHDTDEIVASVNEVLRELASKWGAHSASSGHAQPASSGDAQPGSSGATRPGVLAITAQGDGLWLVDADGRPVRPAISWLDARSSPILERWTSEGVADNVFRRSGNRMFPGASGPLLAAVLAEEPEVLGRAQTAAYCKDVVMQRLTGVRATDVSDASAPFLDPRTGQYDADALAACGLGEWQHLLAPVEVGPVGELRDAGTGLALGTRVSSGPYDLPAAATGAGVTEIGDALLTVGTTLACQVVTQELPVDGEPAGLFLGTWTPGTWLRAMPAMVGTAALDRVLALVGLGTDQLAGLLAESPAGARGVTVLPYLSEAGERAPFVDTRARGTFDGIDLSTTQADLVRATCEGIAYAARHCLEAAGWSGRVTVCGGGARSTEWTQILADVLNSPLHTTEASQVAARGAVIGARRAADPDSTGPEWIAETRQIDPDPARAAFYDEGYAHYLRRVELARPRWADPAPR, from the coding sequence ATGGACGTCGGTGTTGATGTCGGGACGACGGTCACCAAGGCCGTCGTGTTCGACGACGAGGGCCGGCAGGTCGCCGAGGCGTCCCGCCCGACCAGGCTGGTCCGGCCGGGCCCGGGCCGGTTCGAGCACGACACCGACGAGATCGTTGCCTCGGTCAACGAAGTGCTGCGCGAGCTCGCCTCGAAGTGGGGCGCCCACTCGGCCTCGTCCGGGCACGCGCAACCAGCCTCGTCCGGGGACGCACAACCAGGCTCGTCCGGGGCGACGCGGCCCGGGGTGCTGGCCATCACCGCTCAGGGTGACGGGCTTTGGCTGGTGGACGCGGACGGCCGTCCGGTGCGGCCGGCGATTTCCTGGCTGGACGCGCGGAGCAGTCCGATCCTCGAGCGCTGGACGTCCGAGGGTGTCGCCGACAACGTTTTCCGGCGCTCCGGAAACCGGATGTTCCCTGGTGCTTCCGGCCCGCTGCTGGCCGCAGTACTGGCTGAGGAGCCTGAGGTGCTGGGGCGCGCGCAGACGGCGGCGTACTGCAAGGACGTGGTGATGCAGCGGCTGACCGGCGTTCGTGCGACCGATGTCTCCGATGCGTCCGCGCCTTTCTTGGATCCCCGGACCGGGCAGTACGACGCCGATGCCCTGGCTGCGTGTGGGTTGGGGGAGTGGCAGCACTTGCTGGCTCCGGTGGAGGTCGGGCCGGTTGGCGAGCTGAGAGATGCCGGGACTGGTTTGGCCTTGGGGACAAGGGTTTCGTCCGGTCCGTACGATCTGCCTGCGGCTGCTACCGGCGCTGGTGTCACCGAGATCGGCGACGCGTTGCTGACAGTCGGTACGACGCTTGCCTGTCAGGTGGTCACGCAGGAGTTGCCGGTCGACGGCGAGCCCGCCGGTTTGTTCCTGGGGACGTGGACGCCCGGTACCTGGTTGCGGGCGATGCCTGCCATGGTCGGTACGGCGGCGCTCGATCGCGTGCTCGCACTTGTCGGGCTCGGAACCGACCAGTTGGCCGGGTTGTTGGCGGAGAGCCCGGCCGGTGCTCGCGGCGTGACTGTCCTGCCGTATCTGTCCGAGGCGGGCGAGCGGGCGCCATTCGTGGATACCCGGGCGCGCGGGACGTTCGACGGGATCGATCTGTCCACCACGCAGGCGGATCTGGTCCGGGCGACCTGCGAGGGGATCGCGTACGCCGCCCGGCATTGCCTGGAGGCGGCCGGGTGGTCGGGGCGCGTGACCGTCTGCGGAGGCGGCGCCCGCAGTACCGAATGGACGCAGATCCTTGCGGACGTGCTCAACAGCCCACTGCACACGACCGAAGCGTCGCAGGTCGCCGCACGAGGGGCCGTGATCGGCGCCCGGCGCGCTGCCGATCCGGACAGCACCGGACCCGAGTGGATCGCGGAGACCCGGCAGATCGATCCCGACCCGGCCCGCGCCGCCTTCTACGACGAGGGGTACGCCCACTACCTGCGGCGGGTCGAGCTCGCTCGCCCGCGGTGGGCCGACCCGGCGCCTCGCTGA
- a CDS encoding 2-hydroxyacid dehydrogenase, translating into MRTVPTLLAGDHFVRNELLAAELGKLPEVSFDFREVTLPWPLTPYGRVAEVDEASDAEDELIAALPGIEVAVTQMGPFTERVLDAAPDLRFLVCCRGGPVNVNVPAATKRGIIVSSTPGRNAGAAAEHAVTLMLGALRNLPRLQRTLEDGQWRSDLYAYDECGGELDGATVGLIGFGAIGRRVARVMLAFGARVLVNDPFITAAPEGIELTGLEELLRRSDVVSLHARLTEETRGMIGADQLALMPRGGVLVNTARGGLLDYDATVDALESGQLSAAAFDVFPTEPLPAGSRLLTAPNVVMTPHLAGATRQTAHRAGSIAAEAVAAYLAGRDPVGKVA; encoded by the coding sequence ATGAGAACCGTCCCCACGCTGCTTGCCGGAGACCACTTCGTCCGCAACGAACTGCTCGCAGCCGAACTCGGCAAGCTGCCCGAGGTCTCCTTCGACTTCCGCGAAGTCACCCTGCCGTGGCCGCTCACGCCGTACGGACGAGTGGCCGAGGTGGACGAGGCCAGTGACGCCGAGGACGAGTTGATCGCGGCGCTGCCGGGGATCGAGGTGGCCGTCACGCAGATGGGCCCGTTCACCGAGCGAGTGCTCGACGCGGCGCCCGACCTGCGGTTCCTGGTCTGCTGCCGTGGGGGTCCCGTGAACGTGAACGTGCCTGCGGCAACCAAGCGCGGGATCATCGTGTCGTCCACGCCCGGCCGCAACGCCGGTGCCGCCGCCGAACACGCGGTCACGTTGATGTTGGGTGCCCTGCGCAACCTTCCTCGGCTGCAACGCACGCTGGAGGATGGACAGTGGCGCAGCGATCTCTATGCGTACGACGAGTGCGGAGGTGAGCTGGACGGCGCGACGGTTGGGTTGATCGGCTTCGGCGCCATCGGCCGCAGGGTCGCCCGGGTGATGCTCGCCTTCGGTGCGCGGGTGTTGGTGAATGACCCCTTCATCACCGCCGCGCCGGAAGGGATCGAGCTGACCGGGCTCGAGGAGCTGCTGCGGCGCTCCGATGTGGTCAGCTTGCATGCTCGGCTGACGGAGGAGACTCGGGGCATGATCGGAGCAGACCAACTGGCGCTGATGCCGAGAGGTGGCGTACTGGTCAACACTGCTCGTGGCGGGCTGCTCGACTACGACGCGACCGTCGACGCGCTCGAGTCGGGGCAACTGAGCGCGGCCGCCTTCGACGTGTTCCCGACGGAGCCGCTGCCGGCCGGCTCACGGTTGCTGACGGCGCCTAATGTCGTGATGACCCCGCATCTGGCCGGCGCCACCCGGCAGACCGCGCATCGCGCGGGATCGATCGCTGCCGAAGCGGTGGCCGCCTACCTCGCGGGCCGTGACCCCGTCGGCAAGGTGGCTTGA
- a CDS encoding MgtC/SapB family protein, producing MKLATSDTWVELLLLLIAFVLSMLIGVERQIRQKSAGVRTHTLVGTGAAVFTLVSGFGFSNVLGSEVNLDPSRIAAQVVSGVGFLGAGVIFMRRDVVRGLTTAATIWMTAAIGMACGAGMPVLAVAATALHLVAVGPFSRLTRRLPSPDRRKIVTVRYLDGAGVLREILHTASSMGFEASVLGTEEHREGGQQQVRAAMRFTGRAPLQTLVLALDELEGVTGVRLRDDDDD from the coding sequence ATGAAGTTGGCGACCTCCGACACCTGGGTCGAACTGCTCCTGCTGCTGATCGCGTTCGTGCTGTCGATGCTGATCGGCGTCGAGCGGCAGATCCGGCAGAAGAGCGCCGGTGTCCGTACCCACACGCTCGTCGGCACCGGCGCCGCGGTCTTCACGCTGGTGTCCGGTTTCGGCTTCTCGAACGTGCTCGGCTCCGAGGTGAATCTGGATCCGTCCCGGATCGCGGCCCAGGTCGTGTCCGGCGTCGGCTTCCTCGGCGCGGGCGTGATCTTCATGCGCCGCGACGTGGTGCGCGGGCTGACCACCGCGGCGACGATCTGGATGACCGCCGCGATCGGGATGGCTTGTGGCGCGGGGATGCCGGTGCTCGCGGTGGCGGCGACCGCCCTCCACCTCGTTGCCGTCGGCCCCTTCAGTCGCTTGACCCGGCGCCTGCCGTCGCCGGACCGCCGCAAGATCGTCACCGTCCGGTATCTCGACGGCGCCGGCGTCCTGCGGGAGATCCTGCACACCGCGAGTTCGATGGGCTTCGAGGCCTCCGTCCTGGGGACGGAGGAGCACCGAGAAGGTGGCCAGCAGCAGGTGCGGGCCGCGATGCGGTTCACCGGGCGGGCGCCGCTGCAGACTCTGGTGCTGGCTCTGGATGAACTCGAAGGCGTCACCGGGGTTCGGTTGCGCGACGATGACGACGACTGA
- a CDS encoding inositol monophosphatase family protein: MRTADVNELLALAVTLATAAGAELLARQTAFSIDGPAVETKSSASDPVTAADRASEKLITDGLAAARPEDGLLGEEGAAKPSVSGITWVIDPLDGTVNYLYGRPDWAVSIAAEDDAGALVGVVHQPRTGLTWQAVRDGGATRNGVRLEVRESRGPAAALVSTGFSYLAERRAEQAEYLRRVLPAVRDLRRGGSAALDLCAVADGTVDAYYEHVIQRWDVAAGGLVAREAGAQTVGGPGTPLPDGVLAASPALADALLDLLEPWPSL, translated from the coding sequence GTGCGTACTGCGGATGTCAATGAGCTCCTGGCTCTCGCCGTGACTCTCGCGACGGCCGCGGGGGCCGAGTTGCTGGCCAGGCAGACAGCCTTCAGCATCGACGGACCCGCTGTGGAGACCAAGAGCTCGGCCAGCGATCCTGTCACCGCGGCCGATCGGGCGTCCGAGAAGCTGATCACCGACGGTCTGGCCGCGGCTCGGCCCGAGGACGGGCTGCTGGGTGAGGAGGGCGCCGCGAAGCCGTCGGTCTCCGGCATCACCTGGGTGATCGATCCGCTCGACGGGACGGTGAATTACCTCTACGGCCGTCCCGATTGGGCGGTCAGCATCGCGGCGGAGGACGACGCTGGCGCGCTGGTCGGGGTCGTGCACCAACCGAGGACCGGCCTCACCTGGCAGGCCGTTCGCGACGGCGGGGCCACGCGGAACGGCGTACGGCTGGAGGTTCGGGAGTCGCGCGGACCGGCGGCCGCCCTGGTGAGCACCGGGTTCTCGTATCTGGCGGAGCGGAGAGCTGAGCAGGCGGAGTATCTGCGGCGGGTGCTGCCCGCCGTCCGGGATCTGCGGCGCGGTGGATCGGCCGCCCTGGACCTGTGCGCGGTCGCCGACGGCACCGTCGACGCGTACTACGAGCACGTGATCCAGCGATGGGACGTCGCGGCCGGTGGGCTGGTCGCGCGGGAGGCCGGGGCGCAGACCGTCGGTGGTCCAGGCACCCCGCTGCCGGACGGCGTACTGGCGGCTTCGCCCGCGCTCGCCGACGCGTTGCTCGACCTGCTCGAACCGTGGCCCAGCCTGTGA
- a CDS encoding carbohydrate ABC transporter permease: protein MTALDLPVRTHPDERRQVASGNQEQRRRRRREYRLFALLVAPNLLVIAAFAYWPILYNAFLSLTDWNMIAARPTFVGLANYANILTDPAFHKTLWITLVFTGLIVAGSLVIGLALALLFNQPLKGRGVVRTISFAPHILSGAAVATIWLFIFDPGYGLLRALIEPFGAEPPDWMNNSDWALPGLVIVYLWKNVGFTALIYLAGLQGLPKDLDEAAAIDGAGTWTRFRRIKLPLLAPITFFLLITTVIGTFQAFDVIAVMTGGGPGDATTTLSWSIYNEGFQAFNAGRAATLSIIMFVILLIVTAVQARVMERRVHYK, encoded by the coding sequence GTGACCGCTCTCGACCTACCGGTCCGGACTCATCCGGACGAACGACGACAAGTTGCCAGCGGCAACCAGGAGCAGCGTCGGCGCCGCCGCCGGGAGTACCGGCTGTTCGCGTTGCTGGTGGCACCGAACCTGCTGGTGATCGCGGCGTTCGCGTACTGGCCGATCCTCTACAACGCGTTCCTCAGCCTGACCGACTGGAACATGATCGCGGCCCGGCCGACCTTCGTCGGGCTGGCCAACTACGCCAACATCCTCACCGATCCCGCCTTCCACAAGACGCTGTGGATCACGCTCGTGTTCACCGGCCTGATCGTGGCCGGCAGCCTGGTGATCGGGCTGGCGCTGGCTCTGCTGTTCAACCAGCCGCTGAAGGGACGCGGCGTGGTCCGGACGATCTCGTTCGCGCCGCACATCCTCTCCGGTGCTGCCGTCGCGACGATCTGGCTGTTCATCTTCGATCCCGGATACGGACTGCTGCGCGCGCTGATCGAGCCGTTCGGCGCCGAGCCGCCGGACTGGATGAACAACTCCGACTGGGCGCTGCCCGGGCTGGTGATCGTCTACCTGTGGAAGAACGTCGGCTTCACGGCACTGATCTACCTGGCCGGCCTGCAAGGGTTGCCGAAGGACCTCGACGAGGCGGCGGCGATCGACGGGGCGGGGACCTGGACCAGGTTCCGGCGGATCAAGTTGCCGCTGCTCGCGCCGATCACGTTCTTCCTGCTGATCACCACGGTGATCGGCACGTTCCAGGCCTTCGACGTGATCGCGGTGATGACCGGCGGTGGTCCGGGCGACGCCACCACCACGCTGAGCTGGTCGATCTACAACGAAGGCTTCCAGGCGTTCAACGCCGGCCGCGCGGCGACCTTGTCGATCATCATGTTCGTCATCCTGCTGATCGTCACCGCCGTGCAGGCCCGGGTGATGGAGAGGCGGGTGCACTACAAATGA